A region from the Sorex araneus isolate mSorAra2 chromosome 6, mSorAra2.pri, whole genome shotgun sequence genome encodes:
- the LOC101548292 gene encoding LOW QUALITY PROTEIN: cyclin-C-like (The sequence of the model RefSeq protein was modified relative to this genomic sequence to represent the inferred CDS: deleted 1 base in 1 codon; substituted 1 base at 1 genomic stop codon), whose amino-acid sequence MNHILECEFYLLELMDCSLIVYHSHRPLLQYVQNMGQEDMLLPLAWRIVNDTYGIILPTSEXYLLYPSFTIALACLHVACFVQQKDARQWFAEPSVDMEKILEIISVILKLYEQCKNFDERKEMATILSKMPKPKPPPNSEGEQGPNGSQNSSYSQS is encoded by the exons ATGAACCATATACTAGAATGTGAATTCTATCTTTTAGAACTAATGGATTGTAGCTTGATAGTGTATCATTCTCATAGACCTTTGCTCCAGTATGTGCAGAACATGGGCCAAGAGGACATGTTGCTTCCCCTTGCATGGAGGATAGTGAATGACACCTAC GGTATCATTCTACCTACTAGTGAATGATACCTACTGTATCCTTCTTTCACGATAGCCTTAGCTTGCCTACATGTGGCCTGTTTTGTACAGCAGAAAGATGCCAGGCAGTGGTTTGCTGAGCCTTCTGTGGATATGGAGAAGATTTTGGAAATAATCAGtgtaattttaaaactatatgaaCAGTGCAAGAATTTTGATGAGAGAAAAGAGATGGCAACTATTCTTAGTAAGATGCCAAAACCGAAACCTCCTCCAAACA GTGAAGGAGAGCAGGGTCcaaatggaagtcagaactctaGCTACAGCCAATCttaa